From the Sphingomonas phyllosphaerae 5.2 genome, one window contains:
- a CDS encoding aminopeptidase P family protein has protein sequence MTTPSDRLSALRTHLSATGLDGFVVPLTDEHMSEYVGDYAQRLAWLTGFGGSAGSAVVLATRAAIFTDGRYTIQVREQVSGDDWDYVGVPEESVAGWLAAHAPAGARIGYDPWLHTRAGIEELRAALSPLGVTLVAVAANPIDAVWHDRPAPSPAAMTVQPDALAGVASAAKRADVADWLASEGADAVVVPALDSIAWLFNIRGRDVAHTPVALSYAIVHADGTADVFVAPDKVSPAVREHLGNAVRLHDRQAFAGALLGFAAKKVAIDPSLAVAAIFDGVEAGGGTTLARRDPTITAKACKNPVEIAGHRAASLRDGAAVTRFLRWIADAGPRGGQTELSAAARLLAFREESAALRDLSFDTISATGPNGALPHYHVTEASNRAIARHQLYLIDSGGQYDDGTTDLTRVVPIGTPTQEMRDRYTRVLKGHIALATAVFPHGTTGGQLDALARAPLWQAGLDYAHGTGHGVGSFLSVHEGPARIAKPSYPGAGPSEPLRPGMILSNEPGYYKAGAYGIRIENLLLVVARDLPGGEAEMLAFETLTLAPLDRDLIDTALLTVAEAAWVDAYHARVARELAPALPEDDRTWLTERCAPLPR, from the coding sequence ATGACGACGCCTTCCGACCGCCTCTCCGCGCTCCGCACGCACCTTTCCGCCACCGGACTCGACGGCTTCGTCGTGCCGCTGACCGACGAGCATATGAGCGAATATGTCGGCGACTATGCACAGCGCCTGGCATGGCTGACCGGGTTCGGCGGATCGGCGGGCAGCGCCGTGGTGCTGGCGACACGCGCCGCGATCTTCACGGACGGGCGCTACACGATCCAGGTCCGCGAACAGGTGTCGGGTGACGACTGGGATTACGTCGGCGTCCCCGAGGAGAGCGTCGCCGGCTGGCTCGCCGCGCATGCGCCGGCCGGTGCCAGGATCGGCTACGACCCATGGCTGCACACGCGCGCCGGCATCGAGGAACTGCGCGCGGCGCTGTCGCCGCTGGGCGTGACGCTGGTCGCGGTCGCCGCCAATCCGATCGACGCGGTGTGGCACGATCGCCCCGCCCCCTCGCCCGCCGCGATGACCGTCCAGCCCGACGCGCTGGCCGGCGTCGCTTCCGCGGCCAAGCGCGCCGACGTCGCCGACTGGCTGGCAAGCGAGGGCGCGGACGCGGTCGTGGTGCCGGCGCTCGATTCGATCGCATGGCTGTTCAACATCCGCGGCCGCGACGTCGCGCATACGCCCGTCGCGCTCTCCTACGCGATCGTCCACGCCGACGGCACCGCCGACGTGTTCGTGGCGCCGGACAAGGTGAGCCCTGCGGTGCGCGAGCATCTCGGCAATGCGGTGCGGCTGCACGATCGCCAGGCGTTCGCGGGCGCGCTGCTGGGCTTCGCCGCCAAAAAGGTGGCGATCGACCCGTCGCTCGCGGTGGCGGCGATCTTCGACGGCGTGGAGGCGGGCGGCGGCACGACGCTGGCACGCCGCGACCCGACGATCACGGCCAAGGCCTGCAAGAACCCGGTCGAGATCGCCGGGCATCGCGCCGCGTCGCTGCGCGACGGTGCCGCGGTGACGCGTTTCCTGCGCTGGATCGCCGACGCGGGGCCGCGCGGCGGGCAGACCGAATTGTCGGCAGCGGCGCGGTTGCTGGCGTTTCGGGAGGAAAGCGCCGCGTTGCGCGATCTGTCGTTCGACACGATCTCCGCAACGGGACCGAACGGCGCATTACCGCATTATCACGTCACCGAGGCGTCGAATCGCGCGATTGCGCGGCACCAATTGTACCTGATCGACTCCGGCGGGCAGTATGACGACGGCACCACCGACCTGACGCGCGTCGTCCCGATCGGCACGCCCACGCAGGAGATGCGCGACCGCTACACGCGGGTGCTAAAGGGGCATATCGCACTGGCAACCGCCGTCTTTCCGCACGGCACCACCGGTGGCCAGCTCGACGCGCTGGCGCGCGCGCCGCTCTGGCAGGCGGGTCTCGATTATGCACACGGCACCGGGCACGGCGTCGGCAGTTTCCTGTCCGTCCACGAAGGCCCCGCGCGGATCGCCAAGCCGAGCTATCCCGGCGCAGGCCCGTCCGAACCGCTGCGTCCAGGGATGATCCTGTCCAACGAGCCCGGCTATTACAAGGCCGGCGCATACGGGATCCGGATCGAGAACCTGCTGCTGGTCGTCGCGCGCGATCTTCCGGGTGGCGAAGCAGAAATGTTGGCGTTCGAAACGCTTACGCTCGCACCGCTTGATCGCGACCTGATCGACACGGCCCTGCTGACCGTTGCGGAAGCGGCGTGGGTCGATGCGTATCACGCCCGGGTCGCGCGGGAATTGGCGCCTGCGCTGCCCGAGGACGACCGCACCTGGTTGACGGAGCGCTGCGCCCCGCTGCCGCGCTGA
- a CDS encoding HNH endonuclease → MFHPDLMRHPDSCPTLVLNADYTPLSYYPLSIWPWQTAVKAVFLERVDIVAHYEREVHSPNLTMRLPSVIALRQFVRPSQFPAFTRFNLFLRDTFACQYCGSHVRDLTFDHVVPRAQGGRTTWENVVTACAPCNLKKGGRTPKQAAMPLPIDPIRPTSWQLQEHGRRFPPNYLHETWHDWLYWDVELDA, encoded by the coding sequence GTGTTCCATCCCGACCTGATGCGGCATCCGGACTCCTGTCCGACGCTGGTGCTGAATGCCGATTATACGCCGCTATCCTATTATCCGCTCAGCATCTGGCCGTGGCAGACCGCGGTCAAGGCGGTGTTCCTGGAGCGGGTCGATATCGTCGCGCATTACGAGCGCGAGGTGCACAGTCCCAACCTGACGATGCGGCTGCCGTCCGTCATCGCGCTCAGGCAGTTCGTGCGGCCGTCGCAATTCCCGGCCTTCACGCGCTTCAACCTGTTTTTGCGCGATACCTTCGCATGCCAATATTGCGGCAGCCATGTGCGCGACCTGACCTTCGACCATGTCGTGCCCCGCGCGCAGGGCGGGCGAACGACATGGGAGAATGTCGTCACCGCCTGCGCGCCGTGCAATCTGAAGAAGGGCGGGCGGACGCCGAAGCAGGCGGCGATGCCGCTGCCAATCGACCCGATTCGTCCCACCAGTTGGCAATTGCAGGAACATGGCCGTCGCTTTCCGCCCAATTATCTGCATGAGACGTGGCACGACTGGCTCTACTGGGATGTTGAGCTGGACGCTTGA
- the ppc gene encoding phosphoenolpyruvate carboxylase — MSTLPPITNNPDVRYLGRVLGDVIRAYGGETLYERTEAIRSASVERHRGNHQASPDAELGALDLDETLDFVRGFMLFSMLANLAEDRQGIAAEEGADVPAALARLEKAGIGADRVRALLEQALVAPVLTAHPTEVRRKSMIDHRNRIAQLMALRDRGLETTPDGDLVDEAIVRQVALLWQTRVLRRERLYVVDEVETALSYLRDVFLPVIPALYQRWDRALGGRVPAFLRPGSWIGGDRDGNPFVTADSLRAALAKAAQAVLGFYLEQLHAMGAELSISAHHATVDAGVQALADASGDGAETRSDEPYRRALAGIYARTAATYAKLTGQTAPRPGHLKGEPYADPAALRADLIAIARPLSSGGDGLLGSGGAIGRLIRAVDVFGFHLATLDLRQNSAVHERVVAEMLKVAGVCGDYTALDEDARVMLLRQELATPRPLTTRFADYTEETAGELAIVQAAAAAHATYGTAAIRQYIVSMTKSVSDLLEVHLLLKEVGLYRPGTPATAAVMAVPLFETIEDLEAAPAIMSEWFAIPEVRVIAKTRGHQEVMIGYSDSNKDGGYLTSTWQLSKASTALKPVFDAAGVGMQLFHGRGGAVGRGGGSSFAAIRAQPPGTVQGRIRITEQGEVIAGKYGTRESAATNLEAMASATLLASLEPEALSNGDNETFAAAMDKLSGDAFRAYRGLVYETEGFRTFFRQMTPIAEIAGLKIGSRPASRKQSDAIEDLRAIPWVFSWAQARVMLPGWYGVGQAIAQFEDRALLRDMAQGWPLFAATLANMEMVLAKSDMGLAKRYAGLVEDKGLRDHVFGRISDGWQQTHDGLLDVTGQAHLLEKHPALDASIRLRLPYIEPLNLLQIELMKRHRAGEADERVRQGILLSINAIATALRNSG, encoded by the coding sequence ATGAGCACGCTGCCGCCGATCACGAACAATCCCGATGTCCGCTATCTCGGCCGCGTGCTGGGCGACGTCATCCGCGCATACGGCGGGGAGACGCTGTACGAACGGACCGAGGCGATCCGCTCCGCCTCGGTCGAGCGGCATCGCGGCAACCACCAGGCGTCACCCGACGCCGAACTCGGTGCGCTCGATCTCGACGAGACGCTCGATTTCGTGCGCGGCTTCATGCTGTTCTCGATGCTCGCCAACCTCGCCGAGGATCGCCAGGGGATCGCCGCGGAAGAGGGTGCGGACGTCCCGGCGGCGCTGGCGCGGCTGGAGAAGGCGGGTATCGGCGCGGACCGCGTGCGCGCCCTGCTCGAACAGGCGCTGGTCGCCCCCGTGCTGACCGCGCACCCGACCGAGGTGCGCCGCAAGAGCATGATCGATCACCGCAATCGCATCGCGCAGTTGATGGCGCTGCGCGATCGCGGCCTCGAGACGACGCCCGACGGCGATCTTGTCGACGAGGCGATCGTGCGGCAGGTCGCGCTATTGTGGCAGACGCGCGTGCTGCGGCGCGAGCGATTGTACGTCGTCGACGAGGTGGAAACCGCGCTCAGCTATCTGCGCGACGTGTTCCTGCCGGTGATCCCCGCGCTGTATCAACGCTGGGACCGTGCGCTCGGCGGCCGGGTGCCGGCGTTCCTGCGGCCCGGCAGCTGGATCGGCGGCGATCGCGACGGCAATCCGTTCGTCACCGCCGATTCGCTGCGTGCCGCGCTGGCGAAGGCGGCGCAGGCAGTGCTGGGCTTCTATCTCGAACAATTGCACGCCATGGGCGCGGAGCTGTCGATCTCGGCGCATCATGCCACGGTCGACGCCGGCGTGCAGGCGTTGGCGGACGCGAGCGGCGACGGCGCCGAGACGCGTAGCGACGAGCCATACCGGCGCGCGCTGGCCGGCATCTACGCGCGCACCGCGGCGACCTATGCCAAGCTGACGGGCCAGACCGCGCCGCGCCCCGGCCACCTGAAGGGCGAGCCCTATGCGGACCCCGCCGCGCTGCGCGCCGATCTGATCGCGATCGCGCGGCCGTTGTCGTCGGGTGGCGACGGGTTGCTCGGCAGCGGCGGCGCGATCGGGCGGCTGATCCGCGCCGTCGACGTCTTCGGTTTCCACCTCGCCACGCTCGACTTGCGGCAGAACAGCGCGGTGCATGAGCGCGTCGTCGCCGAGATGCTCAAGGTGGCGGGCGTGTGCGGCGATTATACCGCGCTGGACGAGGATGCGCGCGTGATGCTGCTGCGTCAGGAGCTGGCGACACCGCGGCCGCTGACGACGCGCTTCGCCGATTATACCGAGGAAACCGCCGGCGAGCTGGCGATCGTGCAAGCCGCCGCCGCAGCGCACGCGACCTACGGCACCGCGGCGATCCGGCAGTATATCGTGTCGATGACGAAGTCGGTGTCCGACCTGCTGGAGGTGCACCTGCTGCTCAAGGAAGTCGGCCTGTATCGCCCCGGCACGCCCGCCACCGCCGCGGTGATGGCCGTTCCGCTGTTCGAGACGATCGAGGATCTGGAGGCCGCGCCGGCGATCATGAGCGAATGGTTCGCGATCCCGGAGGTGCGCGTGATCGCGAAGACGCGCGGCCATCAGGAAGTGATGATCGGATATTCCGACAGCAACAAGGACGGCGGCTACCTGACCTCGACCTGGCAGCTGTCGAAGGCGTCGACGGCGCTGAAGCCGGTGTTCGATGCCGCGGGGGTCGGCATGCAACTGTTCCATGGCCGCGGCGGCGCGGTGGGGCGTGGCGGCGGCAGCAGCTTCGCCGCGATCCGTGCGCAGCCGCCGGGCACCGTGCAGGGGCGTATCCGCATCACCGAACAAGGAGAGGTGATCGCGGGCAAATATGGTACGCGCGAGAGCGCCGCGACCAACCTTGAGGCGATGGCTTCGGCGACGTTGCTGGCCAGCCTGGAGCCGGAGGCGCTGTCGAACGGTGACAACGAGACGTTCGCCGCGGCGATGGACAAGCTCTCGGGCGACGCATTCCGCGCCTATCGCGGGCTGGTGTACGAGACCGAAGGTTTCCGCACCTTCTTCCGCCAGATGACGCCGATCGCGGAGATCGCCGGGCTGAAGATCGGCAGCCGTCCCGCCAGCCGCAAGCAATCCGACGCAATCGAGGACTTGCGTGCGATCCCGTGGGTATTCAGCTGGGCGCAGGCGCGGGTGATGCTGCCGGGCTGGTACGGCGTCGGGCAGGCGATCGCGCAGTTCGAGGACCGCGCGCTGCTGCGCGATATGGCGCAGGGCTGGCCGCTGTTCGCCGCCACGCTGGCGAACATGGAGATGGTGCTCGCCAAATCCGACATGGGGCTGGCGAAACGCTATGCCGGGCTGGTGGAGGATAAAGGGCTGCGCGATCATGTGTTCGGCCGGATCAGCGACGGCTGGCAGCAGACCCATGACGGGTTGCTGGACGTGACCGGGCAGGCGCACCTGCTCGAAAAGCACCCCGCGCTCGACGCATCGATCCGGCTGCGGCTGCCGTATATCGAGCCGCTGAACCTGCTCCAGATCGAATTGATGAAGCGCCACCGCGCCGGCGAGGCCGACGAGCGGGTGCGGCAGGGCATCCTGCTGTCGATCAATGCCATCGCGACCGCGCTGCGCAATTCGGGGTGA